In the Apodemus sylvaticus chromosome 3, mApoSyl1.1, whole genome shotgun sequence genome, TAAGATACTGAGCGTCAAGGCAGGGCACTGTCAGGTGTGCTCGTGTgagatacagagatagacaggGATGGGAGATAGAGACATTCAAGGGAGGAAGTCGCAAggtgaggagagaaaggaagactggAAGGAAGACCTGCCTGTCCCTCAAGTCTGATCATCCAGAGGCAcctcagagagatggctcaccaggtcACCTGGGGCACATCTGGTGTCAACAGAGGACAGCACGACTAGAACACGGTCTGGAATTAGGCTGGACGGCCTGGTCTGTGCCACCCTCAGCTCTTCCCGGCCTCTCCCACTGGTCAGGCTGGTCACTCAGGATACTCTGGGGGAGGCCTCCCCAAGCCCTGTCTACCGCCCGGGCAGGTTGCCTGGTCTTAGTGCCAGGCGGGTGTGAGGCCAGCTGTGCTCCGCCTGGGCCCCCTCCCAGCCAGGGCTTCCTGGATGTTCCAGGACCAAGCCTGCCAGACCGGTTCCTACAGCCTGGCCAGCCCTGCCAGTTCACTGCGATCCCTCACTCCTGGATAGTGTCAGGCCTATCCCAGCAAGACCATTTTCAGCAGGACCATTTTCAGTGGTGGCTGGCAGGCCTGCCCCTTCCTGCTCAGGTTTCCTCAGGGAAAGAACAGCCTCAAACAGCCCCTCACAgccagagggaagggagaggttcAGATGGAGTCTGGAGGCCAGGTGTGGAAGGACTGACGGCCATGCCGAGGAACTGCTGGTCCTGTGTAGGTCTTCAGGAGCCAGACAAAAGAACAGGGGACACCAGAGTGGACGGgcaacccacacacatatacagtggCTCTGCCCAGGCTCTGCTTGGCATAAAATGAAACCTAAGCATGAGCAGACAGGCTGCTGTTGCGATGGCCAAACACATGAAGACTATCACCAGGCCTGTCCATGCCTACCAAAGCTGTGTCAGACCTCAGTTAACCACAGGCCCTGTTGCCTCTTGTATTCATCCCCACTGCACTGGGGATAGTGCCTCTCTCCCACCTTTGTCCAGTAGACAATCAGGACACAGAGGCCTCAGGCTTGCAGCGGGAGCCCCAGTAGAACAGGGGGCCGCCCTCTTTGACTTAGTTTAATGAAGGCAGGAGACACAGGAGGGCAGACCCACCCCAAGCTCCTAAACCATGACCTGAGTCAGGTACACCAGTGAGGAGCCCAGTCACAGCACCCTCCTACTGGAAGGGGATCCTGGGCTATAATCCAAGGGCCCAGTGTCTTGGTGTTGGGGTGAAGTGGGGTTGGAGTGGGGCTAGACCAGCTCAGGGCATCCTGTTCTCAGATGTCAGCCAGAAGTGTTCCTAGGATAAACTTCAGGAGTCACACCTTAACTCAGCCTTTGTCCCACACTCTTGTCCAAGGACCCAGGACCCCAGCCAACCTCCCCAGGGACCTTGGCAACTGGAGGCACATCTGGTCCTCCAAGAGTTCCATGATTCATGAAACAATTATTTGTGAGTACCTGTAGAGGACCATATACCCTTGAGGGGTAgtcaggtgctgagaaaaagaagcCCTGACAGCAGGCTTGGCCTCGGGGTCTCAGATCCTGCTTCTAACAAGTGATAGGGACCTCACTATGGGCTGGGTAGAACTCTACACATTCCCATCCCAGTGTGGGGGTGTCATATGCACTGCTCAGGTGACAGGTGGAACTTCATATTCACCAGTCCGGTGGGTTTTGCCCGGGGTGGATTCTGCCTCTGTGATTGCAGGTTCCAGGCGCAGGATCCTGTCGGCTTGGACCTGAGACATTCACTGGGGCAACGGTGAAGTGACTAGGGATGGCAGCAAAGAGTTGCTTAAGGCTACCAGATCCCATTTTAGATAGCACATAGGCTGGGCCGACGGGAACCATTCAAAAAGGGCGCGACCCTTCTACGCCGACCACGAACTCACACCACGAACTCACGCTCTGAGGCCGATCCCGTACTCGGGCTCGGGGTCCCTGAGGCCCGACGCTGCAGGAAGTCGGGTTGCGCGGGGCGGCGCCGGGCTGGTCCCGCAGGGCCGAGCTCTCTCCTCGCAGCCGGAAGCCCCGGGCCCAGCCCGTCGGAATCCGCGGCAGGCGGGGGAAGGGAAGCGCATGCGGGTAGCAGGGCGAGGCGGAGGCCGCGCGGCCCGTGGGCGGGGCGTTCCTTGCTGGAACCGCGGGCCCCCAAGCTTTGGGAGCTGCCGGGACTTGGGGTCCAGGAATGATCCCGCAGGCTTGAACCGCGGCCGGACCGCAGAAAGGCCCGCGCGGTTGCGCTTCCACGCAGCAGTTGCCTCCAGGGTCCGCTCATCCCCGGCTAGCAGGAGTCTAGCAGAGCTGCGGACCACGGCCGCCCCTGCCCGTCGGAAGGAGCGGGAATGTGGGAAATTGAAGGGCGCGGCGGTTCCGGGGCGTTTCTGTGCCGcgccctttcctcctcttggaGAAGTGTTGCGGGGCGGCCGCTCGAAGTCAGAATCCTGTTTGGTGGGTGTACAACGCACTGGAGAGGCCGTGGATCCAACAGGGCTTTCCGTCCTTGATGCCGGGGTGGAGGAGGACAACCTCTTGTCTGTCGGACCTTGGGGCTGCCAGCTCAGGCCTTAGGGCCGGTTGTATGCTGACCCGAGGCCACCAAGCAGTATTAATGAGGGATTCTAGTGGAGCTGCAGTACTAAGCCTTTGGGGGCCTCCGTAACCTGGGCCACAGGGGAAACGTGTGGGGAAGGCCGATGGTGGTACAGTAGATCTGCACCTCCACTACTTGGTGGGGCAACTTCCTCAACAACCCCCAGTAACCTCATTGAAGTGGTTACTCCGTAGAAACAGGAAACTGAGAGCGATGTGGACTACTTGTCCATCCCGAGTAGGCAGCAGCATGAGGTTGGACCCCCAAGGTCTTGCTGCAGTGATCCACGAACCCTGGCTCGCAAGGGCCCCATCCATGTGTCCAAGGCCAGAGTTGAGCACAGCATGCAGGATCTCTGAGTCCCATGTTCCGGTCTTCCCTGATGTGCTACGCTGCCCTGCCTGACACTGGTCAAATTCATCTGGCTCTGGGCCTCTCTCCAAGGGTAGGGGGTGGGCATAAAGGACTGCCCCAGGGTCTGCACCTGTACTTGAACTAAAACAGTGCACACATGTACTTGAACTAAAACAGTGTCTCAAGGACAAGAGACCTCTATGTACCATTACAGTACCTAGATCTGGCTGTACCCACAGCCGTGTCCCTTGACCATCTCATTTTGGTAGTGTCAGCAGTAGGTGTCCCTTGTCATCCCTCTCTGGTGGCAGTCACCACTTCCTCTGGTTCCTCAAGAGCCTGGGACAGCTAGCTCCCTCCCAGCTCACCAGGCATCTGGGGACATACATTTTCCTTTGAGTAGCCAGTGTGAACCAGTCCCCTCTGAGGAGCAGCTACTGCATTAGGGACCACTTAAGAGAAGCCAAAAGTCTTTCTGGGATATAGCTGTGAGATGGGGAAAGGTTGAGAATAAAAAGTGTTGAGTCAACTGGCCACGGACACTTGAAATCCTCTGGGGTTCAGGACTGGGTTGATGGAAAGTGAACAATGAACCACTGGGCAGTTTACAAGGGCCAACACCAGGCCCAGGAAGCATGGGAAACCTGGCTTGCCTATGAGTGAGTGGGCTTGGGCTAGCAGCTTGGGTCTGCCTAAGTTAGCTCTTTAGCCAAGCACATTGGAGGACTGTCATGGAGCAGATATAGGGGCTGGGGGATCCCGGTCAGGCAAGTCTCCGTTAGAGACTGTGGGAAGGGTCCCCATGTTGAGTTCCCTGT is a window encoding:
- the LOC127680444 gene encoding uncharacterized protein LOC127680444 — protein: MSRGEVEKACAGLSWQPQGPTDKRLSSSTPASRTESPVGSTASPVRCTPTKQDSDFERPPRNTSPRGGKGAAQKRPGTAAPFNFPHSRSFRRAGAAVVRSSARLLLAGDERTLEATAAWKRNRAGLSAVRPRFKPAGSFLDPKSRQLPKLGGPRFQQGTPRPRAARPPPRPATRMRFPSPACRGFRRAGPGASGCEERARPCGTSPAPPRATRLPAASGLRDPEPEYGIGLRAICLYSQGWTRMDNDPLKCWDYTLPEPA